Within Wyeomyia smithii strain HCP4-BCI-WySm-NY-G18 chromosome 2, ASM2978416v1, whole genome shotgun sequence, the genomic segment tatacgacgtaagtttcgtgttttgatacgatatttagttttattgcaatattgtatggcaaatttttcgaggagctcgggaatcccgggaaaaggcaattcccgggaaatcgttcccgggattgcaaaccctaacaatgattcgatattggggagagctagatttggtaaacggctgggcagtgctttttaacagttcacccgtactagttagaataaaatagaccccagtgtggttcaaggcataatgccctattactacctccacgtggtaccgactgggatacgagcaaccaaggaaaaaccggtgaaccggtggggtagttgttctccttagagagcagcttgtctgcgcgtctactccacaggctaggggcggctcaaacagcgactgatccggaccggacggttgaactatgaaatgcggtgtctcgccagctacatccatggcggcagctccgtcgcgagactaggcatcgcagccctagtaaggcagcatactaaaataaacatactacggagaatcaagaattcaaaacgaaccggaacaatcggcaatgacccatccgacgaaataaggacgacgattagaagctcagtacatgtaacagtagatcgcttaacgacccggatgtcgaccggattctgctggatcagctagaaacccgccacttcgacatcgttgcgctccaggagcattgcctgaaaggagagaaggaacggtggacaggttgtgtttgttgagaattaaaggccggttccacaactacactattcccaatgtgcactgccctcacgaaggaagacctgatgcagggaaagaagcgttctacgcacagctggagaaactctacgatagctgctcgcgtagagatatcaagatcgtcgttggggacatgaacggaaggatagacttatataagccaGTTATCGGtccgcacagcctgctatgcaccaacttcgcagcttcccgcggattatcagtccaaagtcccttctttcctcgaccaacgtacagcaaaacaaattgaccacgttctcaacgacggcccgttcttctcagacatcacaaatgtacgcaccaatcacggtgatgatcggacatgaccacttcgatacaaaaaactacaaaaccctgataaccggtagtcctctacggaagtccttttgatattttcgaacagatggtgcctatcggcgaacagaaggtgactatctacggtggagcatAAGCGGACGACAgataatggctacagcgcatgaaccatgagctacaagcgctgcttggagagaaccccattgcacacctggcgaaagacaataggttgcggtgggccggtcacatcgtaagaatgccggacgacaaccatgtgaaatcacttctctccagcaaccctaccggcacaagaaattaaggggcgcagcgtgcatgatggctcgattagatcgaaagagacttgcgagtgatgagacgtctggggaactgctCTGATAtatagtatggaatgtatatatattgaatacaatcattctctaggaaattctagggggggctaaacacgttctagggggggctccagccccccctagcccccccgtagttgcgcccatgaaactaagttttgaaaccaataagtaccgtaaaatggggtaaaattgacatttattttttcaatgttttttgacTGGTTATATTggtctacgaaaattgtcttaaaggtACATAAGAAGGGTTTATATATACTTTTAGGTGAaggaaaataagtttttgtgcACTTTTGAGTAAACATaaagaattttgcatcaataaaaaaatatttttttcgtgcttcgaataacgtaactcgatataacgtaacgaactcgatataacgtaaaaacaaagttgccttatatcgaggtatgactgtactgtGTATAGGTGTGTGGAGGGACGGGTGAAAGTACAGAGAACATACGTTCATCTAATTTTCaaaggatgtgtaaaaacttgaaacCGTCATTTAcaagtaagtggtaatgctaCTGCTATATGGCGCTCTCGTAACTGAAAAACAGATATCGATACAATATCGATACGGCAATATtcatgcagtgcaactggggcatcacaagacagatgtcgttagtgtttcgacgtattttgattcaaatttttacacacgagttataatttttttatatgaacatgaatgtctgttctctgtggtagaAGTATAAAAATCTGTCACTGACCACGGTGGTGACAACGTAACCTTTCTTTCCGTTACTAGTCGTGAGAGATGCAGAGGGAAACTCGGTTTCTGATAACAACGATTGCGACACTTCCTTATTTCCTTCCCTTACCGACCGTAACGACGTAGCCGGTTCTGTAATCGATTTTTACATAGCGGAAGCTGCTGGATAATTGTACGATAAAGATGGTAAATTAATcgacttcactagctcagatccatcacggaggagcagttacgaaatgtgcggtcgtgcagctcaagctcaagcatGCATTAGAAAAACTGCagaatttaaactcaatcgatcagagtgagCGGTGCAATTTAAACTTGTGAGGAAGTAGATTCAAGTTGAACTTAAATCTGGGCAaaggttactcagttcaactttgcacagGCTTATGCCAACACTGGTTAATTCTACTTGGATTGTGTGAAACAACTTTGAATGGTATAACATTCTCATACCCACTTAAGTTGTTTCGCCAAAGCAACGAAAAGCTGATAAAACGCAGTTGAAATATTAGACAATATCATCAgcatatttcgacgaacatcaGCAAAGCAAATTGGTCTGCCCTAAACCAGTCAATCTTGTTATTCCTTCTAATGCTGCCGAATATTAGTAAAACACTTCACTGAACTCCTTAGCTATTAAGTAGTTGAGTTCTCAGCAATTAAATTTAGGTATGTAAATCGTCCACCTAACCATTAGTTGTGAAAAATCATGTGAAATTTATCCGACTACATTGTAAAACCAGTATCTATGAATATTTTCTACAAAGTCCACAACTTTACACTTTGAACAAACTAAAAATTGACCAGACCTGTCAGGATATAAGAATAAAAGTTGCTTCTTTTACTCTATCCTCTGTATGCGTTGAATAGTCCAAGTGAAAATGATGCAATCCACATTCTACCTTTGCACTGGATTGAATTGGTTTTCAATTCCAAGTGAAGTGAAGCTTTTgcgatttgtgtttttcacccaGGAAACGATTTCGTTGAGAAACAATTAAGTTTTAGTTCAGCCGAAATCTGTCCAATAACAGTCTAATTGTTTGTTGGGGAACATTTTTCGCTTGGAGCAGTTCAATCTGGTATATAATTGAGTAAGTCAGAGTTAATTTTACTGTTTTAACTGCTAATTTCTTGGTACAATGTAGCAAAAGTAGTGCACCAAAGTAACTGCAAACTTTTACTTTGACACTTTGACAGATAAAATGTAAAACACGTCATTTGTGAACAGCGCATGTGTTTTGGTTTGTGATTTGTGCTGTAATTTCATCGAAGCTCTAGAAAGAAATTATCATACAGCACTTTTATCACCGATTTGAAATCTTATCAGCACCTGTGCTGCTGCACTATGATATTCGCCAGCTCGTCAGATGGTGAGGGTAAACTAAAATGACCCTTCCTGTGCGCGTTTCGTTTAAAATATTTACTCCAATAGTTGTAGCCGTGTTGCTTAGTGTAGCCGCATTGGTAAAAAGCGGAGGTATGTGAGGCTATTGAAAATGATCgtaaaaatatttagtttttcTTTTATTCCGTTATTTTTAGCAAACAATCTTCACATGTACGATGGAGTTCGAACCCAAGATATTATAGCTGGTGACGTGTTCTTCGAAATTATTGACCCACCAGAGCTAGAGTACACTTACAGGATTCGACCGGCTAAGGATTTTGGAAGTACGTTTGGTGGCTCATTTAAAGTTACTGAGGGCAAGCTGGTTCCGGCAATTCCGTCTGATGCATGTGAGCCCAATTTTGTTAACGAACGGGATCTGAAGGACAATATAGTACTCGTGGAACGAGGGTAGGTACAATAAAAGTAGGGTACTTTGTACATAATTGTAGCATGTTGACGTTTAGTTTTATTCCATTGTTTTCCACAATAAACTTGAAAGTTCAGTCAAAAATTTCAgatcatttaaaattttcggagttatttaattttagaacgtttcaaaattttaaaactattgAATTCATAAGTTGAATTAAAAATAGTGAACTGATAGAAAATATTATTAAGATTAGCCTTGGATAAACAGCAAAATTATTATTcccgttttttttattcttttatctTATCAATCCACGCAGTTTAAAACTTTCCTATCGCAATGTTTTGGATACATTTTTTCCTCAATAAAATTATGATGAATTTTGTTGTTGCACTCGCAATAATCGGTGTTTTTGCGTTCAGTGTATTTTTAACAAGTTTACCTAATTTATTAACTTTCAGGGAATGCTCCTTTTTATCAAAAGCAATTAACATCGAAAAAGTCGGAGGTAAAGCAGTAATAATCACCGAAATTGATACCAATTCGGATGACTATGATTACTACATCGAGATGATCCACGATAAAACGGATCGTGATACTAACATTCCGGCTGCCTTTCTGTTGGGTAAAAATGGTCTCATAATCCGACGTACGCTCACCAGACTGAACAGGCGGTATGCGCTCGTAAATCTACCGGTCAATCTGACCTTTGTGGCACCGCATTTGATTAATCAGCCTCCCTGGCTGCAGTGGTGAATCATCTTTTTGGTGTTGGTATATTATTGCAGTGGAAGCTTGTTTTAGATTATACAGAGAAAAAAACCTTTGTGGTATTATGACTGTTTAGAGAGACTAATTTTCTAGTCAACCTGTAAGAAACTAAAAGCAAGAAGAGAAACTCAGAAGAAAAACTATTTGTTGAACCCAATAAACTCAAGTTGTTCATCAGAATGTATGTTTCAATAGTGCTGTTGTTGGTTGTGAACTCGGTTAAGTCTTCGTTGGATCGACGTCATATCGATATAGATTTCAACGAGGTATTTCAGAACGGTCGCTCCTTGCCGAGATTTTGGACTAGTACCGGTCTGTGTCCACCGGCACCTCGTGAAAGCACCGCAGATTTCCTGCTATCCGATGATAGTTTACTGAATCTGGAAATAATTGGATCGTTACCCAATGAAGGATTGAAGTACGTGCGAATCCACTGGTTGCTGGAGATGATACAGTTTTCGTAAGTATTTGTCAACAATTGATAAAACTacatttgaaaataacataaacacaTACATAGACGCATTTATATTTACACAAGCGTTTATAAATACGCAACAACGCTTTAGTTCTTCTATCTCACTTTATTTCAAACGGTTTATCACAAAACTAAATATGAGTCTTGATTTCTCAACCTCTATGTTCAAGaagattttttagttttaattaATCAGTATTCATTTGTGTTTTACAATAAACATATTGTTCGAAAACTACTAATTTTCAAAACTAAAAGGTGGACCATTTAGTTAAATTTTATACAAATTcgccaaaaaataataaatctcgccaaacatgtgaaaagggcccatgtgccatatgtaaacaagccaaattttctcgttttttgatcaatacaagcgaaatctgctcttaccaataagatttattgataaaagaattcactctttatcaaaaaatcttatttgtacgagtagaataagcttgtattcattgaaaaacgtgaaattgtggcttgtttacatatggcacatgggcccttttcacatgtttagcgaaAAAATGGAGACGTGAAATTACTTTTGAtatgtttttaaaatatattatatatttcatAGCTGGGAAAATACTGAAAAtgggaaaaataaataaataaataaaattttactgtTCAGCGTTTTCATGAAAAGCAGTTTTTAGCCACAGAAAAGCGCAAGAACAGAAAAGGTGATGTACCTACTGTATGTTTAAAACTTGCTAGATTTAATCCGAAATCCTCCCATACCATGTAACCATTAAATCCCCAAAGCCCTTACGCTATAGTGAATGTCAACACAACAATAATCGGTCCcgaataattcaaatttgacTTATGGTTAGGTTTCAAGTTGATGATCTGATTTTCAAGTATTTAAAGGATCAATGCGGCTTGAACTCCGGTCGCGTTTTCGGAACGATTGATCACAactttgaagtttgtttttttcgaCAGCATGTAGTTTTAAAAACTCTCTGCAGGGTAGTTTACACATcagtttttttcaacaaaatttgatATTAGTTTCCATCTTTTTCATAACAACTAATAAAAGAATTTACGCATGACTACGACGAGAAAAGGGGAGGTTTCTTAATCTGACAACTCTAGCGTTTGCAGTGAAAACTTGTTCAATAtactgcctgagcaagaagccggggaaattgaaatttttggtACCTAATAAAACGAACTGTGTAAATTAATGGTATTATTTTTAAGCTGGCATTAGATAAACGCatgaaaaggagaaagttccacgtGTTATGGCAactatttctcttgaattaagccgttgagagcaaaagtggtacatgtgccattttttcactttttggggTTTTTGcgtaaattgatgcagaacgcaataatgtactagaTTATGcgagaaaaaccgagatctgattacctaaaccaaagttatagtcAAAACCATTTTTGGTAATTAtcaatcaccatttcgttgagagcaaaagtggtacatgtccagtctgtgcatgttagatgaattgtaagtcgaggatctaaggatataaaacaatcatgtcttcagcaaagttggtcaactgattgagtactttcagatgaagatctgtctgctttggacttttctcactacgtggcgctagtgtactcgtgactattttgtaacagcaagcattttacctatttcagtatcaactcgtatgctgttaccaaacatatatacactagcgccacgaagagacagaattccttaaAGAAAacatcatcattctatagtactcaatcacttggacaactctgttgaagacatgaatgttctatggcagaactcgttatgctttcatgtaccgtcttttgtaacctttccagcaatgatttagtgcagttatgttgaaaaaaattgttgaaaataatttactatttgagtgttttcgtttattgcGTCTCCTGAGAAATTTacctaatggcacatgtaccacttttgctctcaacggctcattttAATATTTCAACGAAACTTTCAGCgtctatttttaaaagtaacGTTGACTGACATTTTTTCGCTTATTAGGCCGCAACAGTAAGGAAttataactatttttttcagtatttaactAAAAAGATGATGAGAGCGAATAGCTTAGAGAATACGACGAGTTCGTTTTTTTACTCATTAGATGCAAAAACCACGATAATAGTAGCCATAAAATTTgactacttaaaaaaaaacaggcgCAATCTTAGCTGTTAAGTATTAAATTTGTTCTTTGACTCTATCAAATGAGAACTGTTTTCATCTAAGAGTGAGACGATTTGTGAAAATCTGATCCTTCAATTTTATATCTGCTTATATTACTTTTTGTATCGTATCTTGGTTAAACACCACAACACCACCACCATTTgatttattcaaatttattagTCACGTCCACAATTTTCATAATCGATAATTAAATCATCTatcaaaacttaaaatataCATAATCTCAATAATATCATATTGTTTGCAGACACTATGATGATAACAAACTGCTGTTTTACGACTTTACGAAACTAGACACGCTTCTTGATAAGCTGCATGAATTTGGCCTGTATCCGGATTTTGAATTAATGGGCCTTCCAAGCAACGTTTCCTATGAAAAGGAGCGGAGCCACCGGTTTGCCTTTTTCTGGACGGATCTGACCATGCAAATTGCTTCTCGTTACCTACGTAAGATGCATGTGAATATTACAGTAGCAGTGCTCTTATacggaagtgtttttttttcagatcgtTACGGGATTAATTATGTATCCAATTGGAGATTTGAATCGTGGAATGAGCCGGATCTCAAGAGTTACAATGTTTTGAATTTCACCACGGATGGTCTCCCTTTTCAACACGTTTAGTAGCagttataaaaattttattttcctttttcaGAGTACATAAGTTACATTGCCTCGCTCCGATTAGGTTTAGATGCTGCAGGGCGGTTACTAGCTAACATCCATTTGCCATTGCGGGGACCAGCAGGATTGTTTCGCAAGCAACAGAGTCATCCCTTTTGCTGGACAATTATCATGATGTGCAATGAAATGCCTCATCGTTGTCCCTTTGATGTAATAACATTTCATAGGAAAGGACTTGGCGTGAGGGCTAGCGATATATTGGAAAGCGAGTTGGAACTGATTAATAAGTTATGGACTAGCTTTCCAAATATGACATCATTTAGATTTTCGAATGAGTGAGTTACGGAAAAACTCCTTAACATTTTGACTTTCGTAAAACGGCTTTCGTTTCAGTGAAGCTGATCCGATTGTGGGCTGGTCAACTCCAAGAGAATTTCAATCGAACATGAAATATGGCTCCATGCTGGTATCAACTGTGCTTCAACACTGGTCTGCCATGACCAACGACACTTTTACTAACTTGGACTCAATTTCGCATGATAATGGCTTTCTAAGTTATCATCCATTCGAGTTCTCACAGCGAACGTTGTTGGCAcgttttcaaatgaataaaacacaACCCCGGCATGTACAATATGTGGCAAAACCGGTGTACTCAACCCTCGGAATATTAGCCAATTTAGGGTCGCTTGCCTCTGAAACTGTTGATCTGCATGGAAATCTCAGTTATATTATATCCTACCACCGGAAGCCCTTTTATGCTTGTGCAGTTCTGTGCATGTCGAATGATACGTTCGAGCCTTTGTTTGCAAGAATGACATTGAATTTAAACTTTACGTTCCTCGATGAACATCAAAGCCAAAGAATTGGTTACCTAGTGGAAGGTCTAGAAGACGGTGTGAATGATCCAAATGCGTTGTGGACATATTTTAAGAAACCATCGTATCCATCGAAAGTGCAATTTGCTGCTATGAGAGCGATTCAACTACCAAGGTTATTGAAGGGACCTGGAATAGTTTCGAGTGAAAACTTGGAACTTGAGATTGAATTGCGAGCTCCGTGGGTTGTAACGGTGCGGCTCTGTAGTAAAGAAAATCCCGTTCCGTCACGAATCACATATATGCGCATCAGAAAGGTAAATGACTACGAGGTGATGATATTTTGGAGTGATAAGTCAGCAGTAGCAGGGTAagttgttgaatttttttctttcatataCTAGACATTGAAATTCAACTTTAACAGATGCATCGTCGGTTATGAAGTGTGGTTCAGGACATACCATACACAATGGAGGCTGTTGAATTCAGATTTCCACACACCATTTCTGTTTTTCCAATTTGTATCCAATGACACTATAGGGATAAAAGGTGAGTAACTTATCTTTCAGTAAGATGTCAAACGGTGTTTAATATTGAGTAGGTATTtagtaaaaaaacctaaattaatccacctagcggtcagacccagcctttctcattgattttatttgtaaaaataaatttacatgaacccttcaatccaataaatgtatattcactctttaggttctaaaatattgatgttgtaatctatacatataaaaatgcagtccggtctgtctgtctgtttgttccatataggctcgaaaactaccgaaccgatcgacgtgaaaatttgtatgtgggggtttttggtcccgataaaggttcctatgatagtttgaggcccctccctcttctggaaaggaggggtccaatacaaatgaaacataaatttctgcacaactcaagaacaaaccaagcaaatgagaccgaatttggcatgtggatgttttaaagggtaacaaatatgtccataatggttcgacgcccctcccgcTTCTGGAagcatgtttctgcacaaatttttgcatatctctttattctttattctttatttgttaaaaattcatctgacaaaaaagtcttaatgaatatggACTAGTCAATGTAATTAAAAATTACGACGAACTCTTATTGCAAATTTGAATTATGGTGTGCCGAAATCAAAGAGATCTTTCACTTTGGAGAACGATCGGATGCAGCAAGCTTACGGGTCGTTGAATCCGAAATTAGTTCGATGAAAGCTAGGTTGTAACAATCCAGTAGAGCGAAGAAGACGCTGTGAGGCCcggaaattcaatttagaaaggATTTCTGGTGAGTCGATTTCGGAGTTTAAAACTTTTGCTACGAACACCGCTTGTTGAACTTCTCTGCGTCGTTGCAATGTGTCGATCCCAAGCAGACGACAACGATCAGGATATGGAGGCTGGTTAATCGGGTCACGCCACGGAAGATTTCTTAACGCAATCCTAAGGAATCTTTTTTGTACTCGCTCAAGTCGCAAATTCCAGACAAGTTGTTGGGGGCCCCAAACTAAGCTGGCATTTTCGAGGAGTGGCCGAACGATAGCACAATACAACGCCTTCAAGCAATGGGATCCATAAAGTCGCGAGCAATTTTCGATACGAAACCAAGTTGTCTCGTCGCTCTAGCAATTATGTTGGTACGATGTAgattgaatgtaagtttggtaTCCAATAAAACTCCGAGGTCACTAACGCGGTCAACTCTTGTTAGGTCTTGATTATCGATTTGATAGTTGAATAAAATAGATTCATTTTACGGTGAAAAGTCATCACTTGACACTTATTAATGCTAATCGTCAACCGGTTTT encodes:
- the LOC129721520 gene encoding PRADC1-like protein; amino-acid sequence: MTLPVRVSFKIFTPIVVAVLLSVAALVKSGANNLHMYDGVRTQDIIAGDVFFEIIDPPELEYTYRIRPAKDFGSTFGGSFKVTEGKLVPAIPSDACEPNFVNERDLKDNIVLVERGECSFLSKAINIEKVGGKAVIITEIDTNSDDYDYYIEMIHDKTDRDTNIPAAFLLGKNGLIIRRTLTRLNRRYALVNLPVNLTFVAPHLINQPPWLQW
- the LOC129721519 gene encoding alpha-L-iduronidase, with translation MYVSIVLLLVVNSVKSSLDRRHIDIDFNEVFQNGRSLPRFWTSTGLCPPAPRESTADFLLSDDSLLNLEIIGSLPNEGLKYVRIHWLLEMIQFSHYDDNKLLFYDFTKLDTLLDKLHEFGLYPDFELMGLPSNVSYEKERSHRFAFFWTDLTMQIASRYLHRYGINYVSNWRFESWNEPDLKSYNVLNFTTDEYISYIASLRLGLDAAGRLLANIHLPLRGPAGLFRKQQSHPFCWTIIMMCNEMPHRCPFDVITFHRKGLGVRASDILESELELINKLWTSFPNMTSFRFSNDEADPIVGWSTPREFQSNMKYGSMLVSTVLQHWSAMTNDTFTNLDSISHDNGFLSYHPFEFSQRTLLARFQMNKTQPRHVQYVAKPVYSTLGILANLGSLASETVDLHGNLSYIISYHRKPFYACAVLCMSNDTFEPLFARMTLNLNFTFLDEHQSQRIGYLVEGLEDGVNDPNALWTYFKKPSYPSKVQFAAMRAIQLPRLLKGPGIVSSENLELEIELRAPWVVTVRLCSKENPVPSRITYMRIRKVNDYEVMIFWSDKSAVAGCIVGYEVWFRTYHTQWRLLNSDFHTPFLFFQFVSNDTIGIKGMYRVRSVDMFGRLGAFSKSNHYEG